From a region of the Lactuca sativa cultivar Salinas chromosome 4, Lsat_Salinas_v11, whole genome shotgun sequence genome:
- the LOC111892383 gene encoding uncharacterized protein LOC111892383 — MTVGESLDSIDDYIRMSERTARESLYRLARGVVETFGGVYLRKPSLNDMQQLYVAHEERYGFRVAGSNNDINILDQSPIFNGIFSGKVPDAPFTVNENEYNFGYYLTDEIYLVYSTFMKGFRHPVEPRDKFFKRRQEGTRKDVERPFGVLKSK; from the exons ATGACTGTAGGGGAGTCGCTTGATTCTATTGATGATTATATTAGAATGTCTGAGAGAACTGCAAGAGAAAGTTTGTACAGATTGGCAAGAGGTGTTGTTGAAACCTTCGGTGGCGTTTATTTGCGGAAACCTTCGTTGAATGATATGCAACAACTATATGTGGCACATGAAGAAAGATATGGTTTTCGG GTTGCAGGTTCCAACAACGACATCAACATTCTTGATCAGTCACCAATATTCAACGGTATTTTTTCAGGAAAGGTACCAGATGCTCCTTTCACAGTGAATGAAAATGAATATAACTTTGGGTATTACCTTACGGATGAAATATATCTTGTATATTCCACATTCATGAAGGGATTTCGACACCCAGTAGAACCAAGAGACAAGTTTTTCAAGAGGAGACAAGAAGGGACACGTAAGGATGTGGAACGTCCTTTTGGAGTTCTAAAGTCGAAATGA